From one Aeropyrum camini SY1 = JCM 12091 genomic stretch:
- the dcd gene encoding dCTP deaminase: MILSDRDIRGLLAIGDLVVNPLSGDTVRENGLDLRLGRGYCRFRSTGRVLDPRAPGEASDFYECSEADEIIVGPGEHMLLHTLEYIRLPSYVAGLVNLRSTWARTGIYIPATVVDAGFEGQLTIEVIGSGFPVKLYPGDRFLHLVLVKLQSPAENPYKGRYQGQRGVRLPKLFAENTG; encoded by the coding sequence TTGATACTGAGCGACAGGGATATCAGGGGTCTGCTTGCCATCGGAGACCTCGTAGTGAATCCTCTTTCGGGAGATACTGTTAGGGAGAACGGGCTGGACCTTAGGCTGGGCCGAGGGTACTGTAGGTTCAGGTCAACTGGGCGTGTTCTCGACCCTAGGGCCCCGGGAGAGGCCAGCGACTTCTATGAGTGCAGCGAGGCAGACGAGATAATTGTTGGGCCGGGGGAGCATATGCTCCTCCACACACTAGAGTATATCAGGCTACCCAGCTATGTTGCCGGCCTTGTAAACCTTAGGAGCACATGGGCTAGAACGGGGATATATATACCGGCGACCGTTGTTGACGCGGGTTTCGAGGGCCAGCTAACTATAGAGGTTATAGGCTCAGGGTTCCCTGTGAAGCTCTACCCCGGGGACAGGTTCCTACACCTCGTCCTCGTCAAGCTCCAGAGCCCAGCGGAGAACCCCTATAAAGGGCGCTACCAGGGGCAGAGGGGGGTGAGGCTGCCTAAGCTCTTCGCCGAAAATACCGGGTAG